One region of Sulfurisphaera ohwakuensis genomic DNA includes:
- a CDS encoding MFS transporter, translating into MDKRNIILAIVMLGTMMAAVDSTVVILALPVIVQDLHTDFFTAIWVIILYIFVVLVLTTQLGRLGDRVGRDKVYNWGFVVFTIGSALCGASPNIGSLITFRGIQSLGGAMMQSTGGAVIADNFPPNERGKAYGFTSIGWNVGAMLGIILGGIITTFIGWRYIFYINIPIGIIASILSFKFIRAKEVTEGRFDIPGTVLLASSLSLISYGAADIAGEGLVLKNEIMILVGLIVFVGFLLVEKRVKNPIIDFSVFQNRVLTYSLFASFFQSLGYLSVAFIIIMYLQGVRGLTPFQASLLLVPGYVIASLIAPFTGKLSDKIGSRIPATLGMGLMIIAIFLYISIATGINTPLINVIFASLVGGIGSSFFYPANNSAIMANARRGIYGGVSGLQRTLANMGLLLSYVLAITISSLTVPRYVAFEVFLGTYNGKIPAQFITGIHSALVLGAIILFIGLVLSALRGKEIRSNLVSPTS; encoded by the coding sequence ATGGATAAAAGGAACATTATTCTTGCTATAGTTATGCTTGGAACTATGATGGCGGCTGTGGATAGTACTGTAGTAATTTTAGCTTTACCAGTAATAGTCCAAGATTTACATACAGACTTTTTCACCGCGATTTGGGTAATAATTCTTTACATCTTTGTAGTCCTAGTCCTAACAACACAGTTAGGCAGGCTAGGCGACAGGGTAGGTAGGGATAAAGTGTATAATTGGGGATTTGTTGTATTCACTATTGGTTCCGCATTGTGTGGTGCTTCACCAAACATTGGTTCTTTAATAACGTTTAGAGGTATTCAGTCGTTAGGTGGAGCTATGATGCAGTCAACTGGTGGTGCTGTAATTGCAGATAACTTTCCTCCTAATGAGAGAGGTAAGGCCTACGGATTTACATCAATAGGTTGGAACGTTGGAGCAATGCTTGGCATAATTCTAGGTGGGATCATAACTACATTTATCGGTTGGAGATACATCTTTTATATTAATATTCCAATAGGTATTATAGCATCTATCTTGAGTTTTAAATTTATAAGAGCGAAAGAGGTTACTGAAGGACGATTTGATATCCCCGGAACAGTTCTTCTTGCTTCTTCCTTATCTTTAATAAGTTATGGTGCAGCTGACATTGCGGGAGAAGGTTTAGTTCTTAAAAACGAAATAATGATACTAGTTGGATTAATAGTCTTCGTAGGATTTCTTCTTGTAGAGAAAAGAGTAAAGAATCCTATAATTGATTTCTCCGTATTTCAAAACAGAGTTTTAACTTATTCATTATTTGCGTCATTTTTCCAAAGCCTCGGCTACTTATCAGTCGCATTTATAATAATTATGTATTTACAAGGTGTTAGAGGACTAACTCCCTTTCAAGCGTCGCTTTTGCTAGTTCCAGGTTATGTAATTGCCAGTTTAATTGCACCATTTACTGGTAAGCTATCTGATAAGATTGGTTCGAGAATTCCCGCAACACTAGGAATGGGATTAATGATTATTGCAATATTCCTTTATATAAGTATAGCTACTGGTATAAATACTCCTTTAATTAATGTAATATTTGCTAGCCTTGTAGGGGGTATTGGTTCATCATTTTTCTATCCAGCAAATAATAGTGCTATAATGGCTAATGCGAGAAGAGGAATCTATGGTGGAGTTTCTGGTTTACAAAGAACTTTAGCAAATATGGGTTTGCTTTTAAGTTATGTGCTAGCAATAACTATCTCATCTCTTACAGTTCCAAGATATGTGGCATTTGAAGTATTCTTAGGGACTTATAATGGTAAGATACCAGCTCAATTCATTACTGGTATACATTCAGCACTAGTACTAGGGGCTATTATTCTGTTCATAGGATTAGTATTATCGGCATTAAGAGGAAAAGAGATAAGGAGCAATCTGGTCTCGCCCACATCATAA
- a CDS encoding nucleotidyltransferase domain-containing protein produces the protein MLTKARDYVRKIKRICVKDIDPECRVILFGSIARGNYRIDSDIDVLIITEKGKSAWDKAVISSLIKEKIGFGDPLELHVVTKKEYEEWYKNSLTFMRNFDPTIISHNSYLWAFILFIMTLL, from the coding sequence ATCCTGACTAAGGCTAGGGACTACGTTAGAAAAATAAAAAGAATATGTGTTAAGGATATTGACCCAGAATGTAGAGTAATACTCTTCGGTTCAATAGCTAGAGGAAACTATAGAATTGATAGTGATATAGATGTACTTATTATAACTGAAAAGGGAAAGAGTGCCTGGGATAAAGCTGTAATATCCTCGCTAATTAAAGAGAAGATAGGTTTTGGAGATCCGCTAGAACTTCACGTTGTAACAAAAAAGGAGTATGAGGAGTGGTATAAAAATTCATTGACGTTTATGAGGAATTTTGATCCAACTATAATTTCTCATAATTCATATTTATGGGCCTTCATCCTATTTATAATGACACTTTTATAA
- a CDS encoding TldD/PmbA family protein codes for MNEELIKLMESLKDFDEVGIFQLKTRKLLVKFVYSEIVEVQRLVNTELNVIVRKGNKYLAVSSNGEIDVEKIKDMFNVVKEAFLTPVFSDNDRELKSISYSNLKDIIEKGDISSIVENIYSSEFPLSGILQVSENSLSLVTSKGFNGLTVKYSADGYFRAFNKNYSGQWAFYSDSLSPLKDSIKQANVLASIDGETKVYDGKYDVVLSPLVVGNLMSDFSYFASAFSVYTGSSFLYNVKQGDKIASEKLSIYDVPNKLGTREFDDEATFTYDKPLIENGIFQTLLYNNELAKLMNAKSTGNAGIISPISFGIEVKGGNVKFDSLLSGNVIFINNNWYTRYQNYLEGAFSTVCRDAVIVYKDGKPIGNAGRIRISDYIPRILKNIEEVSKESFAVKWWDAPLPTISPFVLVKNVNITRA; via the coding sequence ATGAATGAGGAACTAATTAAGCTAATGGAAAGTTTAAAAGACTTTGATGAAGTTGGTATATTTCAACTTAAGACTAGGAAATTGTTAGTTAAGTTTGTTTACAGTGAAATTGTAGAAGTTCAAAGGCTTGTGAATACTGAATTAAATGTTATAGTAAGAAAAGGGAATAAGTATTTAGCAGTGTCTTCAAATGGTGAGATAGATGTTGAAAAAATTAAGGACATGTTTAATGTAGTCAAAGAAGCCTTCCTAACACCAGTTTTTAGCGACAATGACAGAGAGCTAAAATCTATCAGTTATTCTAACCTAAAAGATATCATCGAGAAAGGTGACATAAGTTCTATTGTTGAAAACATTTACTCCTCTGAGTTTCCACTATCTGGAATACTTCAAGTGAGTGAGAATTCTCTCTCTTTGGTTACTTCAAAAGGTTTTAACGGATTAACTGTAAAATATTCAGCGGATGGATACTTTAGGGCTTTTAATAAGAACTATTCCGGCCAATGGGCTTTCTATTCAGATTCTTTATCACCTTTAAAGGACAGCATAAAACAAGCAAATGTCTTAGCTTCAATAGATGGAGAGACAAAGGTTTATGATGGAAAATACGATGTAGTACTTTCACCGCTTGTTGTTGGAAACTTAATGAGTGATTTTAGTTATTTCGCTTCAGCATTCAGTGTATATACGGGTTCATCATTCTTATACAATGTAAAGCAAGGTGATAAGATAGCTAGCGAGAAGTTAAGTATTTACGATGTCCCTAATAAGTTAGGTACTAGAGAATTTGATGATGAGGCAACGTTTACTTACGACAAACCTTTAATAGAAAATGGTATATTTCAAACGTTACTTTATAATAATGAGCTGGCAAAATTAATGAATGCTAAGTCAACTGGAAATGCTGGTATTATTTCTCCGATTTCTTTTGGAATTGAAGTTAAGGGTGGTAATGTAAAGTTTGATTCTCTTCTTTCTGGTAATGTAATCTTTATCAATAATAATTGGTATACTAGGTATCAGAATTACTTAGAAGGAGCTTTCTCAACTGTTTGTAGGGATGCCGTAATTGTATATAAAGATGGTAAACCCATAGGTAATGCTGGAAGGATTAGGATTTCTGATTATATTCCTAGAATTTTAAAAAATATAGAAGAAGTTTCTAAAGAGAGTTTTGCTGTGAAATGGTGGGATGCCCCATTACCGACGATATCTCCCTTTGTCCTAGTTAAGAATGTAAATATAACTAGGGCTTAG
- a CDS encoding TldD/PmbA family protein has translation MDLNVLLKKFSEFKYVEVREHKISSTHFFVINGSPAGLASVSHSGYSVRAFKDSAMYFTSSSDVEDLSPLSFSLKEWEKGYSVDQRTSGEYSVNEKEKIKDVPLEEKQKIFVEISNSLKNIKVNSRIVSVIFSYSESVEEKNILFEDGTTVHGLVPRIHVSASVSMVSDKASATFYEEFGGSGGFELIKIWDIENVLAEKIRNIDEILTKGKGVTPGRKDVIFSNMLSGIMAHESVGHPFEADRVLGRESAQAGLSYLVNRNFGEKIGSDIVNVIDDPTLPNSSGFYLIDDEGIKARAKFLIKDGKINELLQDRFSAYKFGVSSNGSARASRFDREPLVRMSNTFFMPSNFTFDELLEDVKDGIYLKSYMEWNIDDLRIGQRYIGLEAYEVRNGEIKEPLLFPVIEGTTFEFLYSIDAIDNTLKFYYGTCGKGDPDQGIPVWMGGPNMRLRNISVKVRGYE, from the coding sequence ATGGATCTAAATGTACTTCTGAAAAAGTTTTCTGAATTCAAGTATGTTGAGGTAAGGGAACATAAAATAAGTTCTACACACTTCTTTGTTATTAATGGTTCCCCTGCTGGTTTAGCTAGTGTAAGTCATTCTGGTTACAGTGTTAGAGCATTTAAGGATTCTGCTATGTACTTTACTTCTTCTTCAGATGTAGAGGATCTATCTCCTTTGTCATTTTCTTTAAAAGAATGGGAAAAAGGCTACTCTGTGGATCAGAGAACAAGCGGGGAATACTCAGTCAATGAAAAGGAGAAAATAAAAGATGTACCACTTGAAGAAAAACAGAAAATTTTTGTTGAAATTTCTAATAGTCTAAAAAATATAAAGGTTAATTCCAGGATAGTTTCTGTCATTTTCAGTTATTCTGAATCAGTTGAGGAGAAGAATATTTTGTTTGAAGACGGTACTACTGTTCATGGGTTAGTGCCAAGAATTCATGTCTCGGCAAGTGTTTCAATGGTTAGTGATAAGGCTAGTGCAACATTTTATGAGGAATTTGGAGGTAGTGGAGGTTTTGAGTTGATAAAAATTTGGGACATAGAAAATGTATTGGCTGAGAAAATCAGAAACATTGATGAAATACTTACAAAGGGTAAAGGAGTTACACCAGGTAGGAAAGATGTAATATTCAGTAATATGTTATCTGGTATAATGGCTCATGAGTCTGTAGGTCATCCATTTGAGGCTGACAGAGTTCTTGGTAGGGAATCGGCTCAAGCTGGTTTAAGTTATTTAGTTAATAGAAATTTTGGTGAGAAAATTGGTTCTGACATTGTTAATGTTATTGATGATCCAACGCTTCCTAACAGTTCTGGTTTTTACTTAATTGATGATGAAGGTATTAAGGCTAGGGCGAAGTTTTTAATAAAAGATGGAAAGATAAACGAATTACTTCAAGATCGATTTTCAGCATATAAATTCGGTGTGAGTAGTAATGGTTCTGCCAGGGCTTCAAGATTTGATAGAGAGCCGTTAGTTAGGATGTCTAACACTTTCTTTATGCCTAGTAATTTTACATTTGATGAGCTTCTCGAGGATGTTAAGGACGGTATTTATCTAAAATCCTATATGGAATGGAATATTGATGATCTGAGAATTGGTCAACGCTATATAGGTCTGGAAGCTTATGAAGTTAGAAATGGTGAAATTAAAGAACCATTATTATTCCCTGTTATTGAGGGCACAACTTTTGAATTCCTATATTCAATCGACGCTATAGATAATACTTTAAAGTTTTACTACGGTACTTGCGGAAAAGGAGATCCGGATCAAGGTATCCCAGTTTGGATGGGTGGGCCAAATATGAGATTAAGGAATATTTCCGTAAAGGTGAGAGGTTATGAATGA
- a CDS encoding maleate cis-trans isomerase, producing the protein MISLIISEENPTLPRDVNDLYPGKFRIFTMKYYPGHGIRKDEQERMFKELEKIKKQVELADAIFYARSYGVFYRPGMEKMKKFFSKPVLIATESIITRLRELNAKKIYVITPYNQRRHEYEIKWLRDWGFDIVGSISLGRTGGEAIASTPHELVIEATKIAHQSSADAIYIACTILSTLPILKELEGRLPVVTASSSLFEVAREKKLIDF; encoded by the coding sequence ATGATTTCATTAATAATTTCTGAGGAAAATCCTACACTACCCAGAGATGTTAATGATCTATATCCAGGCAAGTTTAGGATTTTCACAATGAAATACTATCCTGGGCATGGAATAAGGAAAGATGAACAAGAAAGAATGTTTAAAGAATTAGAGAAAATAAAGAAGCAAGTAGAATTAGCTGATGCTATATTTTACGCTAGGTCATATGGAGTTTTTTACAGGCCGGGAATGGAAAAGATGAAAAAGTTCTTCTCTAAACCAGTTCTTATTGCTACTGAGTCAATTATTACTAGACTAAGAGAATTAAATGCTAAGAAAATTTATGTTATAACTCCTTATAATCAAAGAAGACACGAATACGAAATTAAATGGCTAAGAGATTGGGGATTTGATATTGTTGGCTCTATAAGCCTAGGAAGAACTGGTGGCGAGGCAATAGCTTCTACTCCGCATGAGTTGGTTATCGAGGCTACAAAGATTGCTCATCAATCCTCAGCCGATGCCATTTATATTGCTTGTACTATTCTTTCTACTCTTCCAATCCTTAAGGAATTGGAGGGCAGACTTCCTGTTGTTACTGCTTCCTCTTCTCTCTTTGAAGTTGCAAGGGAAAAGAAGCTCATTGATTTCTGA